In Leptolyngbya sp. FACHB-261, the genomic stretch CAATCAAGGAGAGTTGGCACAGATGGAATCTATGAAAGCAGCCGTATTAACTGCGTTTGGTGATGCTGAGAAGTTTGAGATTCAAACTGTTCCTATAATCACCCCTGCACAACTTCCTCAGATTTGTGCAAGTGTCATCAATGACACCACCCAGCGTAGGCAAGCAGAAGAGGCATTACAACGCAGTGAAGCCAGGTTCCGAGCTATCTTTGAAAACTCGCAGGTCGGCATCTTCCGCACCCGCCTCTCGGATGGATTAATTCTCAATGCCAATCAACGCCTTGCCAATCTGTTGGGCTTTGACTCACCAGAGGACGCTGCTCCCGCATCCTTCAGCACGTAATAGGGAGCAGCAAACTCTTCCAGCCAGAAACCAGTTTTCTTTCCGGTATCGCCAAGTTGGTCATGAGACGTGAGAACAATGAGAATCTTCATAGCAAACCTCTTTTTTAAGAACTCAAACACGGCCTAATGTGTAACCCTGACTTAACGGGGTGAATCACAGAATTTTTTCACAAGTTATAGATGCGGCAGGACACTGATTAATTTTCCTGTTGTAGGAAGTCCAGTAACACGGAATTAACCTGGCCTAGAAACGCGAACTAGAGAGGCAGTCTAGCTTTTTACCTTTTCTTGTGCCCGCTGCAAGCCTTGATTAGTAGAAGGAGGCTACTTTGGCACTCTACACGGATGCAGGACGCTCAGATACAACCCGCTTTCAGCTCAAAGCGTC encodes the following:
- a CDS encoding PAS domain-containing protein; the protein is MESMKAAVLTAFGDAEKFEIQTVPIITPAQLPQICASVINDTTQRRQAEEALQRSEARFRAIFENSQVGIFRTRLSDGLILNANQRLANLLGFDSPEDAAPASFST